A single Negativicutes bacterium DNA region contains:
- a CDS encoding QueT transporter family protein gives MKTSLRSLVLTAMIAALYAVTALALQPLSFGPLQFRASEALTLLPILLPEGVVGVSLGCFLANLTSPFGAWDWVLGTFATLLAALGSRYFRKHFWLAAAMPVLFNGLIVAAYLAYLNDLPYWSTALYIAVSETGVVLLLGMPLITAIRRYLEKRRH, from the coding sequence GTGAAAACTTCTCTGCGTTCGCTTGTCTTAACGGCTATGATTGCCGCTTTGTATGCCGTGACGGCGCTGGCGCTGCAGCCGCTCTCCTTCGGTCCGCTGCAGTTCCGCGCCTCGGAGGCGCTGACCCTGCTGCCGATTCTGCTGCCGGAAGGTGTGGTTGGCGTCAGCCTGGGCTGCTTTTTAGCCAACCTTACCAGCCCGTTTGGCGCCTGGGACTGGGTATTGGGCACATTCGCTACGCTCCTGGCAGCGCTGGGCAGCCGTTACTTCCGTAAACATTTTTGGCTGGCTGCCGCCATGCCGGTGCTGTTCAACGGGTTGATTGTGGCCGCTTATCTTGCTTATCTGAATGATTTACCCTATTGGAGCACGGCTCTTTATATTGCCGTGTCTGAAACCGGGGTGGTGCTGCTGCTCGGCATGCCTTTGATCACAGCCATACGGCGCTATCTCGAAAAGCGAAGGCATTGA
- the iadA gene encoding beta-aspartyl-peptidase → MLKVLQQAHIYAPEDLGIRDLLIADGRIAHIAPHIPIPQGLGQVEVVDCQNLLLMPGLIDAHVHILGGGGEGGPATRTPEITLSQITRYGVTTIVGVLGTDGTTRSVESLITKAKALETEGITTFCYTGSYEIPSPTITRNVRDDVILLEKVIGVKVAISDHRSAHPTLDELGRLAMEARVGGLIGGKAGITHLHVGPGQAGIQPLFDLLQVCDLPIQNLLPTHMARSRMLLDQGVRFTKMGGHIDITAGDKALEAVQYVLSAGAPLDKITISSDGNGSMPRFDAQNNYIGLGVGSVGTVYENFQAFVAAGMTLTQALHFFGVNQAAFFGLSGRKGCVAVAADADLLITDQQLNIRQVWAKGRCLVDQGQPVVWGTFEQPDRA, encoded by the coding sequence ATGTTAAAAGTGCTTCAGCAGGCTCATATTTACGCGCCGGAAGATCTTGGTATCCGGGATCTTCTGATTGCCGACGGCCGCATTGCGCATATTGCTCCGCATATTCCAATTCCGCAGGGACTGGGACAAGTAGAAGTGGTGGATTGTCAGAATTTGCTTCTGATGCCCGGTTTGATCGATGCTCATGTCCATATTTTAGGCGGCGGCGGTGAAGGCGGTCCGGCCACCCGCACACCGGAGATTACACTGTCGCAGATTACGCGCTACGGTGTGACCACAATTGTCGGTGTGTTGGGCACCGACGGCACCACACGTTCGGTAGAATCTCTGATTACCAAAGCGAAAGCATTGGAGACGGAGGGGATTACCACCTTCTGTTATACCGGTTCCTACGAAATTCCTTCTCCCACCATCACCAGGAATGTGCGGGATGATGTGATTTTGCTGGAGAAAGTGATCGGGGTAAAAGTGGCGATTTCCGATCACCGTTCGGCGCATCCTACGCTGGATGAACTGGGCCGCCTGGCCATGGAAGCCCGTGTCGGCGGTTTAATCGGCGGCAAAGCCGGCATCACCCATCTGCATGTCGGTCCGGGGCAAGCCGGTATCCAACCTCTCTTTGATCTTTTGCAGGTTTGCGATCTGCCGATACAGAATCTGCTGCCTACTCATATGGCGCGCAGCCGCATGCTCCTGGATCAAGGCGTGCGTTTCACCAAAATGGGTGGTCACATAGATATTACCGCCGGCGACAAGGCGCTGGAAGCGGTGCAGTACGTCCTCTCGGCAGGCGCTCCGCTTGATAAAATTACCATCAGCTCGGACGGCAACGGTTCGATGCCGCGCTTCGATGCGCAGAACAATTATATCGGCCTCGGCGTGGGTTCCGTCGGCACTGTTTATGAAAACTTCCAAGCATTCGTCGCGGCCGGCATGACACTGACGCAGGCGCTGCACTTTTTTGGCGTCAACCAGGCTGCTTTCTTTGGGCTGAGCGGCAGGAAAGGTTGTGTCGCCGTCGCAGCCGACGCCGATCTGCTGATAACCGATCAGCAGCTGAACATCCGGCAGGTTTGGGCAAAAGGCCGCTGTCTGGTCGATCAGGGACAACCGGTTGTCTGGGGTACCTTTGAACAGCCAGACAGAGCATAG